In a single window of the Dromaius novaehollandiae isolate bDroNov1 chromosome 17, bDroNov1.hap1, whole genome shotgun sequence genome:
- the GTF2H3 gene encoding general transcription factor IIH subunit 3 isoform X1, translated as MSAEDELSLLVVIVDTNPIWWGKRALGEAEQFTLSKCLDAVMVLGNSHLFMNRTNRLAVIASHTQESRFLYPGKHWTFADLFGDGGSFMESNCSGSKDGKYELLTAINDAIAEEIKDLMTKTDMRGQQTETLLAGSLAKALCYINKMSKEVKGNQEIKSRILVIKAAEDSALQYMNFMNVIFAAQKQSILIDACVLDSDSGLLQQACDITGGIYLKVLHMPSLLQYLLWVFLPDQEQRSQLVLPPPIHVDYRAACFCHRNLIEIGYVCSVCLSIFCNFSPICSTCETAFKISLPPVMKAKKKKLKLAV; from the exons cAGTTCACCCTCTCAAAATGCCTGGATGCGGTGATGGTCCTGGGAAATTCGCACTTGTTTATGAACCGTACCAACAGACTGGCTGTCATAGCGAGTCACACACAAGAAAG TCGTTTCTTGTACCCTGGGAAGCATTGGACTTTTGCAGATCTCTTTGGAGATGGTGGTAGTTTTATGGAATCTAATTGCTCTGGCAGCAAAGATGGGAAATACGAATTGTTAACGGCAATAAACGATGCAATTGCAGAGGAGATTAAAGACCTCATGacaaaaa CTGACATGAGGGGCCAGCAAACGGAAACTCTGTTAGCAGGATCACTTGCTAAAGCACTTTGTT ATATTAACAAGATGAGCAAAGAGGTAAAAG GCAATCAAGAAATTAAATCAAGAATTCTG GTCATAAAAGCTGCAGAAGACAGTGCACTGCAATATATGAATTTCATGAATGTGATCTTTGCAGCACAGAAACAG AGCATTTTGATTGATGCCTGTGTCTTGGACTCTGATTCAGGTCTTCTACAACAG gcttgtgacattacaggtGGCATATACTTGAAAGTGCTCCACATGCCATCCCTTCTGCAATATTTGCTG TGGGTATTTCTCCCTGATCAAGAGCAAAGATCACAGCTTGTCCTTCCACCCCCCATTCATGTTGACTACAGAGCTGCATGTTTCTGTCATCGAAATCTCATTGAAATTGGTTATGTCTGCTCTGTGTGCTTGTCAA tatTCTGCAACTTCAGTCCTATCTGTAGTACATGCGA GACTGCTTTCAAAATATCATTACCGCCTGTCATGAAAgctaagaagaagaaattaaagttAGCTGTATAA
- the GTF2H3 gene encoding general transcription factor IIH subunit 3 isoform X2 produces MSAEDELSLLVVIVDTNPIWWGKRALGEAEFTLSKCLDAVMVLGNSHLFMNRTNRLAVIASHTQESRFLYPGKHWTFADLFGDGGSFMESNCSGSKDGKYELLTAINDAIAEEIKDLMTKTDMRGQQTETLLAGSLAKALCYINKMSKEVKGNQEIKSRILVIKAAEDSALQYMNFMNVIFAAQKQSILIDACVLDSDSGLLQQACDITGGIYLKVLHMPSLLQYLLWVFLPDQEQRSQLVLPPPIHVDYRAACFCHRNLIEIGYVCSVCLSIFCNFSPICSTCETAFKISLPPVMKAKKKKLKLAV; encoded by the exons TTCACCCTCTCAAAATGCCTGGATGCGGTGATGGTCCTGGGAAATTCGCACTTGTTTATGAACCGTACCAACAGACTGGCTGTCATAGCGAGTCACACACAAGAAAG TCGTTTCTTGTACCCTGGGAAGCATTGGACTTTTGCAGATCTCTTTGGAGATGGTGGTAGTTTTATGGAATCTAATTGCTCTGGCAGCAAAGATGGGAAATACGAATTGTTAACGGCAATAAACGATGCAATTGCAGAGGAGATTAAAGACCTCATGacaaaaa CTGACATGAGGGGCCAGCAAACGGAAACTCTGTTAGCAGGATCACTTGCTAAAGCACTTTGTT ATATTAACAAGATGAGCAAAGAGGTAAAAG GCAATCAAGAAATTAAATCAAGAATTCTG GTCATAAAAGCTGCAGAAGACAGTGCACTGCAATATATGAATTTCATGAATGTGATCTTTGCAGCACAGAAACAG AGCATTTTGATTGATGCCTGTGTCTTGGACTCTGATTCAGGTCTTCTACAACAG gcttgtgacattacaggtGGCATATACTTGAAAGTGCTCCACATGCCATCCCTTCTGCAATATTTGCTG TGGGTATTTCTCCCTGATCAAGAGCAAAGATCACAGCTTGTCCTTCCACCCCCCATTCATGTTGACTACAGAGCTGCATGTTTCTGTCATCGAAATCTCATTGAAATTGGTTATGTCTGCTCTGTGTGCTTGTCAA tatTCTGCAACTTCAGTCCTATCTGTAGTACATGCGA GACTGCTTTCAAAATATCATTACCGCCTGTCATGAAAgctaagaagaagaaattaaagttAGCTGTATAA
- the GTF2H3 gene encoding general transcription factor IIH subunit 3 isoform X3, protein MPGCGDGPGKFALVYEPYQQTGCHSESHTRKVSLLLTGVQIRFLYPGKHWTFADLFGDGGSFMESNCSGSKDGKYELLTAINDAIAEEIKDLMTKTDMRGQQTETLLAGSLAKALCYINKMSKEVKGNQEIKSRILVIKAAEDSALQYMNFMNVIFAAQKQSILIDACVLDSDSGLLQQACDITGGIYLKVLHMPSLLQYLLWVFLPDQEQRSQLVLPPPIHVDYRAACFCHRNLIEIGYVCSVCLSIFCNFSPICSTCETAFKISLPPVMKAKKKKLKLAV, encoded by the exons ATGCCTGGATGCGGTGATGGTCCTGGGAAATTCGCACTTGTTTATGAACCGTACCAACAGACTGGCTGTCATAGCGAGTCACACACAAGAAAGGTGTCGTTGCTCCTTACCGGTGTACAAAT TCGTTTCTTGTACCCTGGGAAGCATTGGACTTTTGCAGATCTCTTTGGAGATGGTGGTAGTTTTATGGAATCTAATTGCTCTGGCAGCAAAGATGGGAAATACGAATTGTTAACGGCAATAAACGATGCAATTGCAGAGGAGATTAAAGACCTCATGacaaaaa CTGACATGAGGGGCCAGCAAACGGAAACTCTGTTAGCAGGATCACTTGCTAAAGCACTTTGTT ATATTAACAAGATGAGCAAAGAGGTAAAAG GCAATCAAGAAATTAAATCAAGAATTCTG GTCATAAAAGCTGCAGAAGACAGTGCACTGCAATATATGAATTTCATGAATGTGATCTTTGCAGCACAGAAACAG AGCATTTTGATTGATGCCTGTGTCTTGGACTCTGATTCAGGTCTTCTACAACAG gcttgtgacattacaggtGGCATATACTTGAAAGTGCTCCACATGCCATCCCTTCTGCAATATTTGCTG TGGGTATTTCTCCCTGATCAAGAGCAAAGATCACAGCTTGTCCTTCCACCCCCCATTCATGTTGACTACAGAGCTGCATGTTTCTGTCATCGAAATCTCATTGAAATTGGTTATGTCTGCTCTGTGTGCTTGTCAA tatTCTGCAACTTCAGTCCTATCTGTAGTACATGCGA GACTGCTTTCAAAATATCATTACCGCCTGTCATGAAAgctaagaagaagaaattaaagttAGCTGTATAA
- the TCTN2 gene encoding tectonic-2 isoform X1 — protein MVVALLEALLLLLAAPCPGQRARGPVFQPSFIHMSGPRVNALFLGNSSEVSFSLILSRIDEETGKLQHSNCSGSRRAGDWNLSVVPGVNTSKVTVSLSRNLQLCLPNATDCCTAPLCVAETLQVLACHGSVMLAHLLIQAEIYANSSFVGNVSENATIIPNQAFQPLGSCPCDLTAGACDVRCCCDLECTPDLKQLFTGSCFTAVFGGDVNPPFDQLCSAKSMDTPDWFPFLCVQSSLDNTPFLGYFYHGSISTPREPSFKIPLQTSPGRVFTGYRQGDPIMTEENDYFTVPQQSMAGQCVGNAPVAYLQNFDVKCLTHLSSYGEGLPHDVRINSGTGDFIQQNVIYGTITDIDKFITKSESPPTTEVPCKNVTFAEYYKFICNDKNIKEINVTVFLGNLCDGEILTQRFTVTFVSLYSTNETELSGNPGYQVGKPVRAANLNDSDTFGSLKLWQPAGRGLCTSATYTPVLFGLDSLSGCMLEVGISEDCNFLRGNVTEKLNSLIQATHIGKRGNSNDSDLNDWVQIIRLDPYNSDTNVSTGNLKGICSDIPANLNIRIIIADVGAVQGIPQQEILAVQISYSTVIWQFQCGLTCENLNFLPITASVHFIKVPAQPPIPLTRFQINYTEFDCDRNDVCWPQLFYPLTRFYTGEPYSLCLAKGLALAFLFLLAAIMSNPWFQKVWNNSLV, from the exons ATGGTGGTCGCCCTCCTTgaggcgctgctgctgctgctggcggctcCGTGCCCCGGGCAGCGGGCTCGGGGGCCCG tCTTTCAGCCTTCCTTTATCCATATGTCTGGTCCCAGGGTCAATGCGCTCTTTCTTGGAAATTCCTCAGAAGttagtttttctttaattttaagcCGTATAGATGAAGAGACAG gAAAACTGCAACATTCAAACTGCAGTGGAAGTAGAAGAGCTGGTGACTGGAATTTGAGTGTAGTGCCTGGTGTG AACACTTCCAAAGTGACCGTAAGCTTGAGTAGAAACCTGCAGTTGTGTTTGCCCAATGCCACTGACTGCTGCACAGCACCGCTCTGCGTGGCTGAAACACTTCAGGTTTTAGCTTGCCATGGTTCAGTGATGTTGGCACATCTCCTGATTCAAGCTGAAATATATGCCAACTCTTCCTTTGTAGGAAATGTGTCAG AAAATGCAACTATCATCCCTAACCAGGCGTTTCAGCCCTTAGGCTCTTGTCCTTGTGATCTGACAGCTGGAGCTTGTGATGTTCGTTGTTGCTGTGATCTG gAGTGTACACCAGACTTGAAGCAATTATTCACTGGATCATGTTTCACTGCAGTGTTTGGTGGGGATGTAAACCCACCTTTCGATCAGTTGTGCTCTGCTAAGTCAATGGATACTCCTGAttggtttcctttcctttgtgTACAGTCTTCTCTTGACAACACACCATTTCTTGGTTACTTTTATCACGGCTCTAT TTCTACACCCAGAGAGCCTTCATTTAAGATCCCTTTGCAAACTTCTCCTGGAAGAGTTTTTACTGGTTACAGACAAGGAGATCCAATTATGACAGAAGAAAATGACTATTTTACTGTCCCCCAG CAATCCATGGCTGGACAATGTGTTGGGAATGCCCCCGTAGCCTACCTCCAGAACTTCGATGTCAAGTGCCTTACCCACTTATCATCTTACGGGGAAGGACTGCCACATGATGTGAGGATAAACAGTGGTACTGGAG ACTTCATCCAACAAAATGTGATTTATGGGACCATCACTGATATAGACAAGTTCATTACTAAAAGTG AAAGCCCTCCTACCACTGAAGTTCCTTGTAAAAATGTGACCTTTGCAGAATATTATAAGTTCATTTGTAATGACAAGAacataaaggaaataaatgtcACAGTCTTCCTTGGAAACTTATGTGATGGAG aaATACTGACACAGAGATTCACAGTCACATTTGTAAGCTTGTATAGTACTAATGAAACAGAACTGTCTGGGAATCcag GTTATCAAGTTGGAAAACCAGTGAGAGCTGCAAATTTGAATGATTCTGATACTTTTGGCAGTCTAAAACTTTGGCAGCCAG CTGGCAGAGGTTTATGTACATCGGCAACTTATACACCAGTTTTGTTTGGATTAGATTCACTCTCTGGATGCATGCTAGAAGTTGGTATCAGTGAAGATTGCAACTTTTTAAG AGGAAATGTAACTGAGAAATTGAATTCATTAATACAAGCTACTCACATTGGAAAGAGGGGCAACTCAAATGACAGTGATCTAAATGACTGGGTGCAAATAATAC GTCTAGATCCGTATAATTCTGATACCAATGTGAGCACTGGAAACTTGAAAGGCATTTGTTCAGATATTCCTGCAAATCTAAATATTCGCATAATCATTGCTGATGTGGGTGCAGTACAAGGAATTCCCCAGCAAGAGATACTTGCTGTGCAAATCAG TTATTCAACAGTCATATGGCAATTCCAGTGTGGGCTTACCTGCGAAAACCTGAACTTTCTTCCCATCACTGCTTCTGTTCACTTTATCAAAGTGCCAGCTCAGCCACCCATTCCATTGACAAG ATTTCAGATTAATTATACGGAATTTGACTGTGATCGAAATGACGTTTGCTGGCCGCAACTTTTTTATCCGTTGACACGGTTTTACACAG gagaaCCATATTCCCTGTGTCTTGCTAAGGGCCTCGCACTGGCGTTTCTCTTCTTACTTGCAGCAATTATGAGTAACCCTTGGTTTCAAAAAGTATGGAATAATAGTTTGGTTTAA
- the TCTN2 gene encoding tectonic-2 isoform X2, with amino-acid sequence MVVALLEALLLLLAAPCPGQRARGPVFQPSFIHMSGPRVNALFLGNSSEVSFSLILSRIDEETGKLQHSNCSGSRRAGDWNLSVVPGVNTSKVTVSLSRNLQLCLPNATDCCTAPLCVAETLQVLACHGSVMLAHLLIQAEIYANSSFVGNVSENATIIPNQAFQPLGSCPCDLTAGACDVRCCCDLECTPDLKQLFTGSCFTAVFGGDVNPPFDQLCSAKSMDTPDWFPFLCVQSSLDNTPFLGYFYHGSISTPREPSFKIPLQTSPGRVFTGYRQGDPIMTEENDYFTVPQQSMAGQCVGNAPVAYLQNFDVKCLTHLSSYGEGLPHDVRINSGTGDFIQQNVIYGTITDIDKFITKSESPPTTEVPCKNVTFAEYYKFICNDKNIKEINVTVFLGNLCDGEILTQRFTVTFVSLYSTNETELSGNPGYQVGKPVRAANLNDSDTFGSLKLWQPDSLSGCMLEVGISEDCNFLRGNVTEKLNSLIQATHIGKRGNSNDSDLNDWVQIIRLDPYNSDTNVSTGNLKGICSDIPANLNIRIIIADVGAVQGIPQQEILAVQISYSTVIWQFQCGLTCENLNFLPITASVHFIKVPAQPPIPLTRFQINYTEFDCDRNDVCWPQLFYPLTRFYTGEPYSLCLAKGLALAFLFLLAAIMSNPWFQKVWNNSLV; translated from the exons ATGGTGGTCGCCCTCCTTgaggcgctgctgctgctgctggcggctcCGTGCCCCGGGCAGCGGGCTCGGGGGCCCG tCTTTCAGCCTTCCTTTATCCATATGTCTGGTCCCAGGGTCAATGCGCTCTTTCTTGGAAATTCCTCAGAAGttagtttttctttaattttaagcCGTATAGATGAAGAGACAG gAAAACTGCAACATTCAAACTGCAGTGGAAGTAGAAGAGCTGGTGACTGGAATTTGAGTGTAGTGCCTGGTGTG AACACTTCCAAAGTGACCGTAAGCTTGAGTAGAAACCTGCAGTTGTGTTTGCCCAATGCCACTGACTGCTGCACAGCACCGCTCTGCGTGGCTGAAACACTTCAGGTTTTAGCTTGCCATGGTTCAGTGATGTTGGCACATCTCCTGATTCAAGCTGAAATATATGCCAACTCTTCCTTTGTAGGAAATGTGTCAG AAAATGCAACTATCATCCCTAACCAGGCGTTTCAGCCCTTAGGCTCTTGTCCTTGTGATCTGACAGCTGGAGCTTGTGATGTTCGTTGTTGCTGTGATCTG gAGTGTACACCAGACTTGAAGCAATTATTCACTGGATCATGTTTCACTGCAGTGTTTGGTGGGGATGTAAACCCACCTTTCGATCAGTTGTGCTCTGCTAAGTCAATGGATACTCCTGAttggtttcctttcctttgtgTACAGTCTTCTCTTGACAACACACCATTTCTTGGTTACTTTTATCACGGCTCTAT TTCTACACCCAGAGAGCCTTCATTTAAGATCCCTTTGCAAACTTCTCCTGGAAGAGTTTTTACTGGTTACAGACAAGGAGATCCAATTATGACAGAAGAAAATGACTATTTTACTGTCCCCCAG CAATCCATGGCTGGACAATGTGTTGGGAATGCCCCCGTAGCCTACCTCCAGAACTTCGATGTCAAGTGCCTTACCCACTTATCATCTTACGGGGAAGGACTGCCACATGATGTGAGGATAAACAGTGGTACTGGAG ACTTCATCCAACAAAATGTGATTTATGGGACCATCACTGATATAGACAAGTTCATTACTAAAAGTG AAAGCCCTCCTACCACTGAAGTTCCTTGTAAAAATGTGACCTTTGCAGAATATTATAAGTTCATTTGTAATGACAAGAacataaaggaaataaatgtcACAGTCTTCCTTGGAAACTTATGTGATGGAG aaATACTGACACAGAGATTCACAGTCACATTTGTAAGCTTGTATAGTACTAATGAAACAGAACTGTCTGGGAATCcag GTTATCAAGTTGGAAAACCAGTGAGAGCTGCAAATTTGAATGATTCTGATACTTTTGGCAGTCTAAAACTTTGGCAGCCAG ATTCACTCTCTGGATGCATGCTAGAAGTTGGTATCAGTGAAGATTGCAACTTTTTAAG AGGAAATGTAACTGAGAAATTGAATTCATTAATACAAGCTACTCACATTGGAAAGAGGGGCAACTCAAATGACAGTGATCTAAATGACTGGGTGCAAATAATAC GTCTAGATCCGTATAATTCTGATACCAATGTGAGCACTGGAAACTTGAAAGGCATTTGTTCAGATATTCCTGCAAATCTAAATATTCGCATAATCATTGCTGATGTGGGTGCAGTACAAGGAATTCCCCAGCAAGAGATACTTGCTGTGCAAATCAG TTATTCAACAGTCATATGGCAATTCCAGTGTGGGCTTACCTGCGAAAACCTGAACTTTCTTCCCATCACTGCTTCTGTTCACTTTATCAAAGTGCCAGCTCAGCCACCCATTCCATTGACAAG ATTTCAGATTAATTATACGGAATTTGACTGTGATCGAAATGACGTTTGCTGGCCGCAACTTTTTTATCCGTTGACACGGTTTTACACAG gagaaCCATATTCCCTGTGTCTTGCTAAGGGCCTCGCACTGGCGTTTCTCTTCTTACTTGCAGCAATTATGAGTAACCCTTGGTTTCAAAAAGTATGGAATAATAGTTTGGTTTAA
- the ATP6V0A2 gene encoding V-type proton ATPase 116 kDa subunit a 2 — protein sequence MGSLFRGEAMCLAQLFLQSGSAYECLSEVGERGLAEFRDLNPNVSLFQRKFVNEVKKCEEMERILGYLVQEIKKADIPLPEGDVAPPAPLLKHILEIQEQLQKLETELREVTKNKEKLRKNLLELTEYTCMLDVTQTFVRRTAEYESRLHANYEEFPSVENEPLVDYNCMHRLGAKLGFISGLVHRAKIEAFEKMLWRVCKGYTILTCAELDECLEDPDTGETTKWFVFLVSYWGEQIGQKVKKICDCYHCHVYPYPNTTEERTAVVEGLNVRIQDLHTVLHKTEDYLRQVLCKASESIYTWVIQVKKMKAIYHVLNLCSFDVTNKCLIAEVWCPVADLQNLRHALEEGSRKSGATISSFMNTIPTTQTPPTLIRTNKFTSGFQNIVDAYGVGNYGEVNPALYTIITFPFLFAVMFGDFGHGLLMFIFALLTILYENHPRLQRSQDEIMKTFFEGRYVILLMGLFSVYTGLIYNDCFSKSLNIFGSGWNVSAMFEQKVWRLEDLKSNQFLTLDPNVTGVYNGAYPFGIDPIWNLASNRLSFLNSFKMKMSVIFGVTHMTFGVVLGVFNHLHFKKKYNIYLVFLPELLFMMCIFGYLVFMIFFKWLAYSAQDSTSAPSILIQFINMFLFPGSETEVFYTGQVVLQKFLLSLALLSVPVMLFGKPLYLYWLHNGGQGIGRYRSGYKLIRKESEEELSLLRSNDVEEGTSPSDSGHRDGDGEEFNFADVFMNQAIHTIEYCLGCISNTASYLRLWALSLAHAQLSEVLWQMVMRVGLRVDTTYGVLLLVPVLAFFAVLTVFILLVMEGLSAFLHAVRLHWVEFQNKFYTGGGYKFTPFSFKHISLHFNKDDMA from the exons ATGGGCTCGCTGTTCCGCGGCGAGGCCATGTGCCTGGCGCAGCTCTTCCTCCAGAGCGGCTCGGCCTACGAGTGCCTCAGCGAGGTGGGCGAGCGCGGCCTGGCCGAGTTCCGCGAC CTCAACCCAAATGTAAGtttgtttcagagaaaatttGTGAATGAAGTAAAGAAGTGTGAAGAGATGGAAAGAATACTTG GATATCTAGTACAAGAAATTAAGAAGGCAGATATTCCTCTTCCTGAAGGAGATGTTGCTCCTCCTGCCCCCTTGCTGAAACACATTTTAGAAATCCAG GAACAATTGCAGAAACTGGAGACAGAATTGAGAGAAGtaactaaaaacaaagaaaagttgaGGAAAAACCTGCTTGAACTGACAGAATACACCTGTATGTTGGATGTCACGCAAACCTTTGTCAGGAGAACAGCTGAG TATGAATCCCGTTTACATGCAAATTATGAAGAATTCCCATCTGTGGAAAATGAGCCTTTAGTGGATTACAACTGTATGCACAGACTGGGTGCCAAGCTGGG gttCATATCTGGTTTAGTTCACCGAGCAAAAATTGAAGCATTTGAGAAAATGTTGTGGAGAGTCTGTAAAGGATATACTATTCTTACATGTGCAGAGTTGGATGAATGTCTGGAAGATCCAGATACA ggtgAAACCACAAAGTGGTTTGTGTTTTTAGTGTCCTATTGGGGTGAACAAATTGGCCAGAAAGTTAAGAAGATATGTGACTG CTATCACTGTCATGTCTATCCCTATCCAAATACCACAGAGGAGCGCACAGCAGTTGTTGAAGGACTAAATGTTCGTATTCAGGATCTTCATACT GTGCTCCATAAAACTGAGGATTACTTACGCCAAGTATTATGTAAAGCATCTGAATCCATCTATACATGGGTTATCCAAGTGAAGAAGATGAAAGCCATTTATCATGTACTCAACCTGTGCAGTTTTGATGTcacaaataaatgtttaattGCTGAGGTTTGGTGTCCAGTGGCTGATCTTCAAAACTTGCGCCATGCACTGGAGGAAGGATCA AGGAAGAGTGGAGCTACAATTTCTTCATTCATGAACACTATCCCGACAACACAAACTCCTCCAACTTTGATACGTACCAACAAATTCACCTCAGGGTTCCAAAACATTGTTGATGCGTATGGAGTTGGAAACTATGGGGAAGTTAATCCAG CTCTCTATACCATCATCACTTTTCCCTTCCTGTTTGCTGTTATGTTTGGAGACTTTGGGCATGGTCTGCTAATGTTCATCTTTGCACTCCTGACAATACTGTATGAAAACCACCCTCGATTACAAAGATCACAAGATGAG ataatgaaaacattttttgaaggCCGATACGTTATTTTATTGATGGGTCTGTTTTCTGTATACACTGGCTTGATCTACAATGACTGTTTTTCGAAGTCGTTAAATATATTTGGTTCTGGATGGAATGTTTCAGCAATGTTTGAACAAAAGGTTTGGCG TCTTGAAGATCTGAAGTCTAATCAATTTTTAACACTGGATCCAAATGTTACTGGTGTGTACAATGGAGCTTATCCCTTTGGTATTGATCCG atCTGGAATTTGGCAAGCAACCGTCTCAGTTTTCTaaattctttcaaaatgaaaatgtctgtGATTTTTGGAGTGACTCACATGACATTTGGAGTTGTATTGGGGGTCTTTAACCACTT ACATTTCAAGAAGAAGTATAATATTTACTTAGTTTTTCTTCCTGAACTTCTATTCATGATGTGCATCTTTGGCTACCTTGTGTTTATGATCTTCTTTAAGTGGTTGGCTTACTCAGCGCAGGACTCTACATCTGCTCCTAGCATTCTGATTCAGTTTATTAACATGTTCCTATTTCCTGGGAGTGAAACAGAAGTCTTTTATACCGGACAG GTTGTTTTACAGAAGTTTTTACTTAGTCTTGCTTTACTTTCTGTTCCTGTAATGCTTTTTGGAAAACCACTTTATTTATATTGGTTGCACAATGGAGGCCAAGGCATTGGAAGGTACAGG AGTGGCTACAAGCTAATTCGAAAAGAAAGTGAAGAAGAGCTTTCTCTGCTGAGGTCTAATGATGTAGAAGAGGGAACCAGTCCTTCAGACAGTGGACACAGAGATGGGGATGGAGAGGAG tttaattttgcAGATGTTTTTATGAATCAAGCAATTCATACCATTGAGTACTGTCTAGGATGCATTTCCAATACAGCCTCATATCTGAGACTCTGGGCACTAAGTCTTGCTCATGCAC aGTTATCAGAAGTTCTGTGGCAAATGGTGATGAGAGTGGGTCTTCGCGTGGATACAACATACGGTGTTTTACTGCTAGTCCCTGTTCTAGCATTTTTTGCTGTGCTAACAGTTTTTATTCTTTTGGTCATGGAGgggctttctgcttttctccatgCTGTACGACTTCACTG GGTGGAATTTCAGAACAAATTTTACACTGGTGGAGGATACAAGTTTACACCTTTCTCTTTTAAGcatatttctttacattttaataaagatGATATGGCATAG